The following are from one region of the Lates calcarifer isolate ASB-BC8 unplaced genomic scaffold, TLL_Latcal_v3 _unitig_4817_quiver_941, whole genome shotgun sequence genome:
- the LOC108902391 gene encoding uncharacterized protein LOC108902391 isoform X2 → MLRQEEGDMEVRALCFRLLINVLMLLVTHVQQGYPQTSDADFHMVPSRLQLFQYESVSFTCQGFNDPAGWRVRNVNDITPKCLNGAAPSTVTCTIDYAFKSDSGGYWCEGGGGRRSNSVNITVSEGHVVLESPVLPVMEGAAVTLRCRSRNPSSNLTADFYKDSLLVGTSPTGNMTIQNVSKSDDGFYKCKISGAGESAESQLMIRAVAPNPTVGSVVSGAGESAESRHTVKAPRRGVFFPHPYYILLWAIISVVLFLQLLVIGLLYWKKQLVLLQVKLSDPNKDMYTVVKKDKKKKRKKDAADAADNLSICLETNHSRDPQTEKDQDEFPPLSFHSTFTVEDTQNQQNESGTSSFSDSEFPSPPTDPSLSDQELQYSSIQYD, encoded by the exons ATGCTCAGACAGGAGGAAGGCGACATGGAGGTCAGAGCTCTCTGCTTCAGACTGT TGATAaatgtgttgatgctgctggtcacACATGTGCAGCAAGGTTATCCTCAGACATCTG atgcAGATTTTCACATGGTTCCATCCAGACTGCAGCTCTTTCAATATGAATCAGTCTCTTTTACCTGTCAGGGGTTTAATGACCCAGCAGGATGGAGAGTGAGAAATGTCAATGATATCACTCCTAAATGTTTGAATGGTGCAGCGCCATCAACAGTGACCTGCACCATTGACTATGCCTTTAAATCAGACAGTGGAGGATACTGGtgtgaaggtggaggaggacggAGAAGCAACTCTGTCAACATCACTGTCTCTG AAGGTCATGTGGTCCTGGAGAGTCCTGTTcttcctgtgatggagggagcAGCTGTGACTCTGCGCTGCAGAAGCAGGAACCCTTCCTCCAACCTCACAGCTGATTTCTATAAAGACAGCCTCCTCGTTGGGACCAGCCCGACAGGAAACATGACTATTCAAAATGTTTCCAAGTCTGATGACGGCTTCTACAAGTGTAAAatctctggagctggagagtcAGCAGAGAGCCAACTGATGATCAGAGCTGTGGCTCCAAACCCCACAG TTGGGTCTGTCgtctctggagctggagaatcAGCAGAGAGCCGGCACACAGTCAAAG CACCTCGCAGAGgggtttttttccctcatcctTACTACATCCTGCTGTGGGCCATTATCTCTGTTgtgctgtttctgcagctgctggtgaTTGGACTGCTCTACTGGAAGAAACAACTAG tcTTACTACAGGTCAAGCTGAGTGATCCAAACAAGGACATGTACACTGTCGTcaaaaaagataagaaaaagaaacgtaaaaaag atgctgcagatgctgctgataATTTGAGCATCTGTCTTGAgacaaaccacagcagagacccacagacagaaaaag aTCAAGATGAATTCCCGCCTCTGTCTTTTCACTCCACCTTCACTGTTGAAGACACACAGAATCAACAAAATG AATCAGGGACATCCAGCTTCTCCGATTCAGAGTTTCCCTCACCTCCTACAGATCCATCTTTATCAGATCAGGAGCTTCAGTACTCTTCCATCCAGTACGACTGA
- the LOC108902391 gene encoding uncharacterized protein LOC108902391 isoform X1 has translation MLRQEEGDMEVRALCFRLLINVLMLLVTHVQQGYPQTSDADFHMVPSRLQLFQYESVSFTCQGFNDPAGWRVRNVNDITPKCLNGAAPSTVTCTIDYAFKSDSGGYWCEGGGGRRSNSVNITVSEGHVVLESPVLPVMEGAAVTLRCRSRNPSSNLTADFYKDSLLVGTSPTGNMTIQNVSKSDDGFYKCKISGAGESAESQLMIRAVAPNPTVGSVVSGAGESAESRHTVKVRIPKTDGSVKQSENSNTQHTDRKAPRRGVFFPHPYYILLWAIISVVLFLQLLVIGLLYWKKQLVLLQVKLSDPNKDMYTVVKKDKKKKRKKDAADAADNLSICLETNHSRDPQTEKDQDEFPPLSFHSTFTVEDTQNQQNESGTSSFSDSEFPSPPTDPSLSDQELQYSSIQYD, from the exons ATGCTCAGACAGGAGGAAGGCGACATGGAGGTCAGAGCTCTCTGCTTCAGACTGT TGATAaatgtgttgatgctgctggtcacACATGTGCAGCAAGGTTATCCTCAGACATCTG atgcAGATTTTCACATGGTTCCATCCAGACTGCAGCTCTTTCAATATGAATCAGTCTCTTTTACCTGTCAGGGGTTTAATGACCCAGCAGGATGGAGAGTGAGAAATGTCAATGATATCACTCCTAAATGTTTGAATGGTGCAGCGCCATCAACAGTGACCTGCACCATTGACTATGCCTTTAAATCAGACAGTGGAGGATACTGGtgtgaaggtggaggaggacggAGAAGCAACTCTGTCAACATCACTGTCTCTG AAGGTCATGTGGTCCTGGAGAGTCCTGTTcttcctgtgatggagggagcAGCTGTGACTCTGCGCTGCAGAAGCAGGAACCCTTCCTCCAACCTCACAGCTGATTTCTATAAAGACAGCCTCCTCGTTGGGACCAGCCCGACAGGAAACATGACTATTCAAAATGTTTCCAAGTCTGATGACGGCTTCTACAAGTGTAAAatctctggagctggagagtcAGCAGAGAGCCAACTGATGATCAGAGCTGTGGCTCCAAACCCCACAG TTGGGTCTGTCgtctctggagctggagaatcAGCAGAGAGCCGGCACACAGTCAAAG TGAGGATCCCAAAGACTGACGGCTCGGTGAAACAAAGTgagaactcaaacacacaacacacagacagaaaag CACCTCGCAGAGgggtttttttccctcatcctTACTACATCCTGCTGTGGGCCATTATCTCTGTTgtgctgtttctgcagctgctggtgaTTGGACTGCTCTACTGGAAGAAACAACTAG tcTTACTACAGGTCAAGCTGAGTGATCCAAACAAGGACATGTACACTGTCGTcaaaaaagataagaaaaagaaacgtaaaaaag atgctgcagatgctgctgataATTTGAGCATCTGTCTTGAgacaaaccacagcagagacccacagacagaaaaag aTCAAGATGAATTCCCGCCTCTGTCTTTTCACTCCACCTTCACTGTTGAAGACACACAGAATCAACAAAATG AATCAGGGACATCCAGCTTCTCCGATTCAGAGTTTCCCTCACCTCCTACAGATCCATCTTTATCAGATCAGGAGCTTCAGTACTCTTCCATCCAGTACGACTGA